The following are encoded together in the Salinibacterium sp. UTAS2018 genome:
- a CDS encoding NUDIX hydrolase, which produces MIADDFLTSLAALPASPVRERYLAFVAAGGADALKRDGGPEHVTASCFVFSPDYENVLLCFHRKGQFWVQFGGHLEPQDASVADAALREAREESGIADLTLRSDAIVDLDRHELHGGFACAAHWDVGFVALAAPDVAVAVSDESEDVRWFPTNALPAAVPDNFPARMAAVLGAIAR; this is translated from the coding sequence GTGATCGCCGATGACTTCCTGACCAGCCTTGCGGCCCTTCCTGCGTCTCCCGTCCGCGAGCGCTACCTCGCTTTCGTCGCTGCCGGAGGAGCGGATGCCCTCAAGCGAGACGGCGGTCCCGAACACGTCACCGCCTCCTGCTTCGTGTTCTCCCCCGACTATGAGAACGTGCTGTTGTGCTTTCACCGCAAGGGGCAGTTCTGGGTGCAGTTCGGCGGCCACCTCGAACCCCAGGATGCGTCAGTCGCGGATGCCGCCCTGCGTGAAGCACGGGAGGAGTCCGGCATCGCCGACCTCACCCTGCGCTCGGACGCCATCGTCGATCTCGACCGCCACGAGTTGCACGGCGGCTTCGCGTGCGCCGCCCACTGGGATGTCGGTTTCGTCGCCCTTGCCGCCCCGGATGTTGCTGTCGCGGTCAGCGACGAGAGCGAAGACGTGCGCTGGTTCCCCACCAATGCGCTGCCCGCCGCGGTACCCGACAACTTTCCAGCGCGGATGGCCGCTGTGCTCGGTGCGATTGCACGCTGA
- a CDS encoding allantoate amidohydrolase, whose amino-acid sequence MNDIDAVSHVAAPHAARADTVPSLLAEIEAIGADRLRGGYSRPVFSAAELELREWFIAHATKRGLDVEIDQVGTIRAWWHTPSRSTTGAVLTGSHLDSVPGGGAFDGPLGIASALVAVDLLRARGFVPEKPLVVAAFPEEEGSRFGVACLGSRLLTGAITPERALALRDNDGDTFAEVLTRNGFSPEFVGPDVDGVRAFDSFVELHVEQGRALVDHDAAVAIGSSILGHGRWRASIRGEGNHAGTTLMSDRRDPMVAAARAIQTIRDAARTTPDARATVGRLQPVPGGTNVIASRVDFWIDVRHPDDGVTAALVESIRNALALIAAEEGCEAELTEESFSATTHFDTALRGTLESLLPDAPVLDTGAGHDAGVLASLIPTAMLFVRNPTGISHSPEEYTTDLDAQLGAEKLADVLQGLLVA is encoded by the coding sequence ATGAATGATATCGACGCAGTTTCCCACGTCGCCGCACCGCACGCAGCACGAGCCGACACGGTTCCCAGCCTCCTCGCTGAGATTGAAGCAATCGGAGCCGATCGTCTGCGCGGCGGTTATTCGCGTCCCGTCTTTTCGGCAGCGGAACTTGAGCTGCGTGAGTGGTTTATCGCGCACGCTACCAAGCGTGGCCTCGACGTCGAGATCGATCAGGTCGGTACCATTCGCGCCTGGTGGCATACGCCCTCTCGGTCGACGACGGGTGCTGTGCTGACCGGCAGTCATCTCGATTCCGTTCCCGGCGGTGGAGCCTTCGACGGTCCGCTCGGAATCGCGTCGGCACTGGTCGCGGTCGATCTTCTCCGCGCTCGCGGTTTCGTTCCTGAGAAGCCTCTGGTCGTTGCGGCCTTCCCTGAAGAGGAGGGTTCCCGGTTCGGCGTCGCGTGCTTAGGCTCACGGCTGCTGACCGGGGCCATCACTCCGGAGCGCGCGCTCGCTCTTCGCGATAATGACGGCGATACCTTCGCTGAGGTGCTCACCCGCAACGGGTTCAGCCCCGAATTCGTCGGCCCCGATGTCGACGGCGTGCGTGCCTTCGACTCTTTCGTTGAACTCCACGTCGAGCAGGGGCGGGCGCTGGTTGATCATGATGCGGCTGTCGCAATCGGCTCCAGCATTCTGGGCCACGGTCGGTGGCGTGCCAGCATCCGTGGTGAAGGCAACCACGCGGGAACCACGCTGATGAGCGATCGGCGAGACCCCATGGTTGCTGCCGCGCGCGCTATCCAGACCATTCGGGATGCTGCGCGAACGACACCGGATGCACGCGCTACCGTTGGTCGGCTGCAACCGGTGCCGGGCGGCACGAATGTGATTGCGTCGCGGGTCGACTTCTGGATCGATGTTCGCCATCCGGATGATGGGGTCACCGCTGCGCTCGTGGAGTCGATTCGGAATGCTCTAGCGCTGATCGCGGCGGAAGAAGGATGCGAGGCAGAACTCACCGAGGAGTCCTTCAGTGCGACCACTCACTTCGATACCGCGCTGCGCGGCACGCTCGAATCGTTGCTCCCGGATGCGCCGGTGCTCGACACCGGTGCGGGTCATGACGCAGGAGTTCTCGCTTCTCTCATCCCGACGGCGATGCTTTTCGTGCGCAATCCCACCGGCATCTCTCACTCCCCAGAGGAATACACCACCGACCTCGACGCTCAACTGGGCGCCGAGAAGCTCGCCGATGTGCTGCAGGGGTTGCTCGTGGCGTAA
- a CDS encoding FAD-dependent oxidoreductase produces MTRIIVVGAGLAGSAAAWRLAQGGHDVTVLERTSPANEYGSSHGSARIFRFAYPERFYTELVVKSASGWSELEAAHGSPLITSTGAVDYGSSRNPEKLAEILAASGVSHELLTASEARQRWNFAFDTAVLWQPGAGVIDAEQSVEAMLAQAQMLGAEVRGDTTVTQVLATNSGYRVATATGEFFEAEQVVIAAGGWLPDLLGDLALPSSFLQAFPALEVRQEQAFHFEYRDREVEWPTFIHKTDEIQVYGLPGGRDADFRGQKVAEYNGGKSIRSAAQHDRQVDPANRRRVVEYVERYLPGLVPEPYAETTCLFTNTPNEDFVIDRVDGITILSPCSGHGAKFAPLIGELAAALVAGESVPDRFRPGLRAAI; encoded by the coding sequence ATGACTCGGATTATTGTCGTCGGCGCCGGCCTTGCCGGGTCGGCTGCGGCCTGGCGACTCGCTCAGGGCGGTCACGACGTCACCGTTCTCGAGCGCACGTCTCCCGCCAACGAATACGGCAGCTCCCACGGATCGGCGCGGATCTTCCGTTTCGCCTACCCCGAGCGTTTCTACACCGAGCTAGTGGTGAAGTCGGCGAGTGGGTGGAGCGAGTTGGAAGCCGCGCATGGCTCCCCGCTCATCACGAGTACGGGCGCGGTCGACTACGGCAGCAGCCGCAATCCTGAAAAGCTTGCCGAGATTCTGGCAGCGTCAGGAGTCAGCCATGAGCTGCTCACAGCGAGCGAGGCCCGTCAACGCTGGAACTTCGCGTTCGACACCGCAGTGCTGTGGCAGCCCGGCGCCGGCGTGATCGATGCGGAACAGTCCGTGGAGGCGATGCTCGCTCAGGCGCAAATGCTGGGGGCTGAAGTGCGCGGTGACACCACGGTCACCCAGGTTCTCGCTACCAACTCTGGCTACCGGGTCGCCACGGCGACGGGGGAGTTCTTCGAGGCCGAACAGGTAGTGATCGCCGCCGGCGGCTGGCTGCCTGATCTGCTGGGCGATCTTGCGCTGCCCAGCAGCTTTCTGCAGGCGTTCCCCGCGCTCGAAGTGCGCCAAGAGCAGGCCTTCCACTTTGAGTACCGAGACCGCGAAGTCGAATGGCCGACCTTCATTCACAAGACGGATGAGATCCAGGTCTACGGGCTACCGGGCGGGCGTGACGCCGACTTCCGCGGTCAGAAGGTTGCCGAGTACAACGGGGGCAAGAGCATCCGCTCGGCAGCTCAGCACGATCGACAGGTGGATCCGGCGAATCGTCGGCGAGTGGTTGAGTACGTCGAGCGGTACCTTCCCGGGCTCGTGCCCGAACCGTATGCCGAAACGACGTGCCTGTTCACGAACACCCCCAACGAGGACTTTGTCATCGATCGGGTCGACGGCATCACGATCCTCTCGCCGTGCTCCGGCCATGGCGCCAAGTTCGCCCCGCTGATCGGTGAACTCGCGGCCGCGCTCGTCGCGGGGGAGTCCGTGCCTGACCGTTTTCGCCCCGGCCTCCGTGCCGCAATCTAA
- a CDS encoding HutD family protein — translation MERGAAIRPVRELPATRWRNGLGMTRQVASSSGSEQPDWRISIATVTDGTAFSTFSGYGRAFTPLAAGRISLLQGGVELSPDADGAVRFDGGVAISARVRGGASLAVNVMARTGLHECSRWRTVTGDFVNDDPSIRAVILAGGAVATLDGVKVSAPAVIEPGSFVQCTRARFLEIHICSTTTDSSYRQGHLS, via the coding sequence ATGGAACGCGGTGCCGCAATTCGCCCCGTCAGAGAGCTGCCGGCGACGCGCTGGCGGAACGGGCTCGGGATGACCCGACAGGTGGCCTCCTCGTCTGGCAGCGAACAACCCGACTGGCGCATCAGTATCGCGACGGTCACTGACGGCACCGCGTTCTCCACCTTCTCCGGTTACGGCAGAGCATTCACGCCGCTCGCCGCCGGTCGAATCTCCTTGCTGCAGGGCGGCGTTGAGCTATCACCGGATGCCGACGGCGCTGTGCGCTTCGACGGAGGCGTCGCCATCTCCGCGCGGGTTCGCGGAGGGGCGTCGCTGGCGGTGAATGTGATGGCTCGCACGGGCCTTCACGAGTGTTCGCGCTGGCGCACCGTCACCGGTGACTTCGTCAACGATGACCCCAGTATTCGTGCGGTGATTCTTGCTGGCGGCGCTGTCGCGACCTTGGACGGCGTAAAGGTCTCAGCGCCGGCAGTGATCGAGCCCGGCAGTTTCGTGCAGTGCACTCGAGCACGGTTTCTGGAGATCCACATTTGTTCGACTACCACAGACTCTTCCTACAGACAGGGGCACCTCTCATGA
- a CDS encoding ammonium transporter encodes MDSGNVAWILTSAALVALMIPGLALFYGGMVSSRRILNMMMMCFGGAALVAVLWVAFGYSAVFGDSLGGLGLLGDPLEFAGLDAALTDDPDAGIPLALFAAFQLLFAGVTTALVAGAAAGRMKYGAWLLFAGLWATFVYFPIAHWVFAFDSDTALGGWIANALGAVDFAGGTAVHMNAGVAALALAIVLGKSKDWGSPVRPHNRPLVLIGAGLLWIGWYGFNAGSALAAGNAASVVFLNTTVAACAGLLGWAAVDRLRHGAVTSLGSASGLIAALVAITPACGAVSPLGAIAIGAIAGVVCCLAIEWKFRLGFDDSLDVVGVHLVGGIIGTLLIGFFATSAAPNGRAGLFYGGGFELLGVQSVATIAVLVYSFAVTWLIAKLIQKTIGLRISEEHEITGIDEHHHAERAYDDDEVVTSARTV; translated from the coding sequence GTGGATTCTGGAAACGTCGCCTGGATATTGACCAGTGCAGCACTCGTTGCGCTGATGATCCCGGGCCTAGCCCTGTTCTATGGCGGGATGGTCTCCTCCCGTCGCATTCTCAACATGATGATGATGTGTTTCGGCGGTGCAGCGCTCGTCGCCGTGCTGTGGGTCGCGTTTGGGTACTCCGCAGTCTTCGGGGACTCCCTCGGTGGCCTTGGTCTGCTCGGTGATCCGCTCGAGTTCGCCGGACTCGACGCAGCCCTTACTGATGATCCGGATGCCGGCATCCCGCTCGCCCTCTTCGCTGCATTCCAGCTGCTGTTCGCTGGGGTGACGACGGCGCTCGTGGCGGGCGCTGCAGCAGGCCGGATGAAGTACGGAGCCTGGCTCCTCTTCGCCGGCCTCTGGGCAACCTTTGTGTACTTTCCGATCGCGCACTGGGTTTTCGCTTTCGATAGCGATACTGCGCTGGGCGGCTGGATTGCCAACGCTCTCGGTGCCGTCGACTTCGCTGGTGGCACGGCCGTACACATGAACGCCGGTGTTGCAGCGCTGGCGCTGGCGATCGTCTTGGGAAAGAGCAAGGACTGGGGCAGCCCGGTTCGACCGCATAACCGGCCGCTCGTTCTCATTGGAGCGGGTCTGCTGTGGATCGGCTGGTACGGCTTCAACGCCGGATCCGCCCTTGCTGCCGGTAACGCCGCCAGTGTCGTCTTCCTCAACACAACGGTTGCTGCCTGTGCCGGTCTGCTCGGCTGGGCCGCTGTTGACCGTCTTCGTCATGGAGCAGTAACCAGCCTCGGTAGCGCGTCTGGACTGATTGCGGCTCTCGTCGCGATCACCCCGGCCTGTGGCGCGGTGTCACCGCTCGGTGCGATCGCGATCGGTGCGATCGCTGGTGTGGTCTGCTGCTTAGCTATCGAGTGGAAGTTCCGTCTCGGGTTCGACGATTCGCTTGACGTCGTCGGAGTTCACCTCGTGGGCGGCATCATCGGAACCCTTCTCATCGGTTTCTTCGCAACTTCAGCAGCGCCGAACGGTCGCGCTGGACTCTTCTATGGCGGCGGCTTCGAACTCCTGGGAGTGCAGAGCGTGGCTACCATAGCCGTGCTGGTCTACTCCTTCGCTGTGACCTGGCTAATTGCGAAACTGATCCAGAAAACGATCGGACTGCGCATTTCTGAAGAGCACGAAATCACCGGCATCGATGAGCACCACCACGCCGAGCGGGCCTACGACGATGATGAGGTTGTTACCTCAGCTCGGACCGTCTGA
- a CDS encoding tyramine oxidase subunit B — MTSSEPTETVPSTRIDMLYLSEPEVIAAGVKDMARCMEVMEEVLVLVAKGDYRMAGSSANSHGAQISFPESSPFPGMPLDAADRRFMAMPAYLGGRFDTAGVKWYGSNIENREQGLPRSIHLIVLNDKVTGAPFAIMSGNLESAYRTAAVPGAAAKKLAPVNAKSLGIIGPGAMNKSALHAMTTARPTLDTIRINGRRRSTSEAFAAYVSQNYPQFTTIEIAETIEAAVRDSDIVSEAVTGLVGSENYPYIDGDWIKPGAFLSLPANLKMDKEYTLSGKARLIADAKPIYEAWAEEYPAPSHETAFGMIGLYWQDLIDAGDLDESRVVNIGDVFDDSVAGREFDEQPVLFSVGGMGVEDVAWAKTVYENALELGIGTKLNLWDSPNLS, encoded by the coding sequence GTGACATCTTCCGAGCCGACCGAGACCGTACCCAGCACGCGAATCGACATGTTGTACCTGAGCGAGCCAGAAGTGATTGCCGCTGGAGTCAAAGACATGGCGCGCTGCATGGAAGTGATGGAAGAAGTGCTCGTCTTGGTCGCTAAGGGTGACTACCGAATGGCCGGCAGCTCAGCGAACTCCCACGGTGCCCAGATCAGCTTCCCCGAATCCTCACCCTTCCCCGGGATGCCGTTGGATGCGGCCGACCGCCGCTTCATGGCCATGCCGGCCTATCTGGGTGGCCGCTTCGATACCGCCGGAGTCAAGTGGTACGGCTCGAACATCGAGAACCGGGAGCAGGGGCTGCCCCGATCCATTCACCTCATTGTTTTGAACGACAAGGTGACGGGGGCGCCGTTCGCGATCATGTCTGGCAACCTTGAGAGTGCCTACCGCACGGCGGCCGTGCCCGGAGCAGCGGCGAAGAAGCTGGCCCCGGTCAACGCGAAGTCGCTCGGCATCATCGGTCCTGGCGCCATGAACAAGAGTGCGCTGCACGCGATGACCACCGCGCGTCCGACGCTCGACACGATCCGTATCAATGGTCGTCGACGTTCGACTTCGGAAGCTTTCGCGGCCTACGTTTCGCAGAACTACCCGCAGTTCACCACCATCGAGATCGCCGAAACGATCGAGGCTGCCGTTCGGGATTCCGACATCGTCTCAGAGGCTGTTACCGGTCTCGTCGGTTCGGAAAACTACCCCTACATCGACGGCGACTGGATCAAGCCCGGAGCATTTCTGAGCCTGCCCGCGAACCTCAAGATGGACAAGGAATACACCCTCTCCGGCAAAGCTCGCCTCATCGCTGACGCAAAGCCGATCTACGAGGCGTGGGCAGAGGAATATCCGGCCCCGTCTCATGAGACGGCGTTTGGCATGATCGGGCTCTACTGGCAAGACCTCATCGACGCCGGCGACCTTGACGAATCTCGAGTCGTGAACATCGGCGATGTCTTTGACGACAGTGTTGCGGGTCGCGAATTCGACGAACAGCCGGTGCTGTTCAGCGTCGGCGGGATGGGCGTCGAAGACGTCGCGTGGGCAAAGACCGTCTACGAGAACGCGCTCGAGCTTGGCATCGGTACGAAGCTCAACCTCTGGGATTCGCCCAACCTTTCGTAG
- a CDS encoding LysR family transcriptional regulator, whose amino-acid sequence MELRQLRYFLAVADELHFGRAAERLHMSQPPLSVQVSRLEEELGTTLFERSTRSVRLTPAGVHLQASARSIMSSVNTVQDEMREYAEGLSGRVTVGFVSSANYTVLPGVVQLFRARRPHVTLDLRPLTSGEQIAGLLAGTLDVAIVRDELPTSTDPSTELIAEVVFEELLVACLPADHPLSHRSEVSADEIVEIPMVTYPRALMPGYVDRVSAVFNATAGVINVVEEVVHQETALGFVAAGVGTSILPESVRHLLPPSIVAIPLTGSPTSRLIAVRAARHDDRVTGAFVECLHDAAQALARR is encoded by the coding sequence ATGGAACTTCGTCAGCTGCGCTATTTCCTCGCCGTAGCCGACGAGCTCCACTTCGGACGAGCGGCCGAACGACTGCACATGTCGCAGCCTCCGCTGAGCGTTCAAGTGAGTCGCCTCGAAGAAGAACTCGGCACAACGCTGTTCGAGCGCAGCACTCGATCGGTGAGGCTCACCCCGGCCGGTGTTCATCTGCAAGCGAGCGCGCGGTCGATTATGAGCAGCGTGAACACGGTTCAGGATGAGATGCGGGAGTATGCAGAAGGGCTATCCGGCAGAGTCACCGTCGGATTCGTCAGCTCCGCAAACTACACCGTGCTGCCCGGGGTGGTTCAGCTGTTTCGCGCCCGTCGCCCCCACGTCACCCTTGATCTTCGGCCGCTCACCTCGGGGGAACAGATCGCGGGCCTCCTCGCGGGAACGCTCGACGTCGCCATCGTTCGCGATGAGCTACCTACCAGCACTGACCCGTCGACCGAGTTGATCGCCGAAGTCGTCTTCGAGGAACTCTTAGTAGCCTGCCTCCCGGCCGATCATCCGCTCTCGCATCGCAGCGAAGTGTCCGCCGACGAGATTGTCGAAATTCCGATGGTCACGTATCCGCGAGCGCTGATGCCGGGCTACGTCGACCGGGTTTCTGCCGTATTCAATGCCACCGCCGGCGTTATCAACGTCGTCGAAGAGGTCGTGCATCAGGAGACGGCACTAGGTTTCGTGGCGGCGGGAGTCGGCACGAGCATCCTGCCAGAATCGGTGCGCCATCTGCTGCCGCCGTCGATTGTGGCGATTCCGCTCACCGGATCACCGACATCTCGCCTTATCGCGGTTCGCGCCGCCCGTCATGACGACAGAGTCACAGGCGCCTTTGTCGAATGCCTGCATGATGCGGCTCAGGCCTTGGCCCGGCGATGA
- a CDS encoding PGPGW domain-containing protein, whose protein sequence is MNEKPSLAARAGSALGHATSSAAHGTREAIRKNPKANRVYRTTVGVVGGTTVALGVVLIPLPGPGSLVAIGGLALLGTEFEPAKKASAKANAVARKALVAANEKRKRRAARRAAADAAADAAADAAADAAAEAEAGAEAGAAEAEAAATHRADA, encoded by the coding sequence ATGAACGAGAAGCCATCACTGGCAGCACGTGCGGGTTCAGCGCTGGGGCACGCCACTAGCTCCGCAGCGCACGGAACGCGCGAAGCGATCCGTAAGAACCCCAAGGCGAACCGCGTTTATCGCACCACCGTCGGTGTCGTGGGCGGAACGACCGTTGCGCTCGGTGTGGTGCTCATTCCACTACCTGGCCCCGGTTCCCTTGTGGCCATTGGCGGGTTGGCGCTTCTCGGTACCGAATTTGAGCCAGCGAAGAAGGCCAGCGCCAAAGCAAATGCTGTCGCCCGCAAGGCGCTTGTCGCAGCGAATGAGAAGCGCAAGCGACGAGCGGCTCGGCGAGCCGCCGCCGATGCCGCCGCCGATGCCGCCGCCGATGCCGCCGCCGATGCCGCCGCCGAGGCGGAGGCCGGGGCAGAGGCAGGGGCAGCTGAGGCTGAAGCCGCAGCCACTCACCGGGCCGACGCCTAA
- a CDS encoding DEAD/DEAH box helicase produces the protein MPKFNKPATGRGNSDFNSGAPKRGGSRSEGHRGFRPDQGEAPKRRWSADDRAARTGDNRSGAARGGRGDSRPDWTPREKPARGARPEHGDRNDRPSYGDRPQRNERGAYGDRPQRDSRPERGGRPSYGDRPDRNDRGASAGRGERPSYGDRPDRGGRPERGGYAGRSERPSYNDRNDRNDRGASAGRGERPSYGDRPDRGGRPERGGYAGRSERPSYNDRNDRNDRGASAGRSERPSYGDRPDRGGRPSYADRNERPQRTERPSYSDRNDRGSRPERSERPSYNDRAQRTERPSYGDRGASAGRTERPSYNDRAQRTERPAYNDRAQRTERPAYNDRAQRTERPAYGDRPDRGSRPSYSDRNDRPQHSERRESSYYPNRDEKSAHGMQEDVVLDRLVAKAVTASDVEGKSFLDLGIGSNISRQLASMGAESPFPIQAATIPDVLAGKDVLGRGKTGSGKTIAFGAPLVERLMENNGGKDRQMGRKPRALILAPTRELAQQIDRTIQPIARSVGLFTTTIVGGVPQYKQVAALTRGVDVIIATPGRVEDLVEQGRLDLSHVKVTVLDEADHMCDLGFLEPVQRILRETSEGGQKLLFSATLDKGVATLVKEFLVDPAVHEVAGEDQASSTIDHKVLLIEQRDKRAIIKQLSAGTGKTLVFTRTRAFAEEMAEFLSMGGTPATSLHGDLNQARRTRNLQMLTSGKVNVLVATDVAARGIHVDDISLVIQADAPEEYKTYLHRAGRTGRAGKVGTVVTLIPRNRRRKMEELLGRAEIDAESVDVAPGDKFIDTLAAL, from the coding sequence ATGCCTAAATTCAATAAGCCTGCCACCGGACGTGGCAATAGCGACTTCAACTCTGGTGCTCCCAAGCGCGGCGGTTCACGCAGCGAAGGTCACCGCGGATTCCGCCCTGACCAGGGCGAAGCCCCCAAGCGCCGGTGGAGCGCGGATGACCGTGCCGCTCGTACCGGCGACAACCGCTCCGGCGCCGCTCGTGGCGGCCGTGGCGACAGCCGTCCCGACTGGACTCCTCGCGAAAAGCCTGCCCGTGGTGCACGCCCCGAGCACGGCGACCGCAACGACCGCCCTTCGTATGGCGACCGTCCCCAGCGCAACGAACGCGGTGCCTACGGCGACCGCCCGCAGCGCGACTCGCGCCCCGAGCGTGGCGGCCGTCCCTCCTATGGCGACCGTCCCGACCGCAACGACCGCGGTGCATCCGCTGGTCGCGGCGAGCGTCCCTCGTACGGAGATCGTCCTGACCGTGGTGGCCGTCCCGAGCGTGGTGGTTACGCCGGTCGTTCAGAGCGTCCGTCGTACAACGACCGCAACGATCGCAACGACCGTGGTGCATCCGCTGGTCGCGGCGAGCGACCCTCGTACGGAGATCGTCCTGACCGTGGTGGCCGTCCCGAGCGTGGTGGTTACGCCGGTCGTTCAGAGCGTCCGTCGTACAACGACCGTAATGACCGCAACGATCGTGGTGCTTCGGCTGGTCGTAGCGAGCGTCCCTCGTACGGTGACCGCCCTGACCGTGGTGGCCGTCCCTCGTACGCAGACCGGAACGAGCGCCCGCAGCGCACCGAGCGTCCCTCGTACAGCGACCGCAACGACCGTGGCTCGCGCCCCGAGCGTTCAGAGCGCCCCTCGTACAACGATCGTGCTCAGCGCACCGAGCGTCCCTCGTACGGTGACCGCGGAGCATCCGCTGGTCGCACCGAGCGTCCGTCGTACAACGATCGCGCCCAGCGCACGGAACGTCCCGCCTACAACGACCGTGCCCAGCGCACGGAACGCCCTGCCTACAACGACCGTGCGCAGCGCACTGAGCGTCCCGCGTACGGCGACCGCCCCGACCGTGGCAGCCGTCCGTCATACAGCGACCGCAACGATCGCCCGCAGCACAGCGAGCGTCGCGAAAGCTCGTACTACCCCAACCGTGACGAGAAGTCGGCGCACGGAATGCAAGAAGATGTTGTTCTTGATCGTCTCGTAGCGAAGGCTGTTACTGCCAGCGATGTTGAAGGCAAGTCCTTCCTCGACTTGGGTATCGGTTCGAACATTTCGCGTCAGCTCGCATCCATGGGTGCAGAGTCGCCGTTCCCCATTCAGGCAGCAACCATCCCCGACGTTCTCGCCGGCAAGGATGTTCTTGGTCGCGGAAAGACCGGATCGGGCAAGACCATTGCCTTCGGTGCGCCCCTCGTTGAGCGCCTCATGGAAAACAATGGTGGCAAGGACCGTCAGATGGGCCGCAAGCCGCGCGCCCTCATCCTGGCTCCGACCCGCGAGCTTGCTCAGCAAATCGACCGCACCATTCAGCCCATCGCTCGTAGCGTTGGTCTGTTCACGACGACCATCGTCGGCGGCGTTCCCCAGTACAAGCAGGTTGCTGCGCTCACCCGTGGTGTCGATGTCATCATCGCGACCCCCGGCCGTGTGGAAGACCTCGTTGAGCAGGGTCGTCTCGACCTCAGCCACGTGAAGGTCACTGTTCTCGACGAAGCTGACCACATGTGCGACCTCGGGTTCCTCGAGCCCGTTCAGCGCATCCTGCGCGAGACCAGCGAGGGCGGACAAAAGCTGCTGTTCTCCGCAACTCTCGACAAGGGTGTTGCCACGCTCGTCAAGGAGTTCCTTGTTGACCCGGCCGTGCACGAGGTTGCTGGTGAAGACCAGGCTTCTTCCACGATCGACCACAAGGTTCTGCTCATCGAACAGCGCGACAAGCGCGCCATCATCAAGCAGCTCTCTGCAGGCACGGGCAAGACCCTCGTCTTCACCCGCACGCGTGCGTTCGCTGAAGAAATGGCTGAGTTCTTGAGCATGGGCGGCACCCCCGCCACGAGCCTTCACGGTGACCTCAACCAGGCGCGTCGTACCCGCAACCTGCAGATGCTCACGAGCGGCAAGGTCAACGTGCTCGTCGCGACCGACGTTGCAGCCCGCGGCATCCACGTGGATGACATCAGCCTCGTTATTCAGGCTGACGCTCCCGAGGAGTACAAGACGTACCTGCACCGCGCCGGCCGTACCGGTCGTGCCGGCAAGGTCGGAACCGTTGTCACCCTCATCCCGCGCAACCGTCGTCGCAAGATGGAAGAACTCCTCGGCCGCGCCGAGATCGATGCAGAGTCGGTCGACGTAGCGCCCGGTGACAAGTTCATCGACACGCTGGCTGCGCTGTAA
- a CDS encoding ASCH domain-containing protein encodes MGTPLLVEDFWRECRLALHGLPEAVPEAWAFGATPAHADGLLSLVLKGTKTATASSLWDHEHTGEPVPEAGWLNIILDGRGSPRALLETTAIVVVPFDEVPESHAFAEGEGDQSLKHWREVHERYWREHSESPRGFEPHMPVVCEQLRLLYVGSRSA; translated from the coding sequence ATGGGCACACCCCTTCTAGTCGAAGATTTCTGGCGCGAATGCCGCTTGGCGCTTCACGGCCTCCCCGAGGCGGTCCCGGAAGCGTGGGCGTTTGGAGCGACGCCTGCCCACGCAGATGGACTTCTCAGCCTGGTACTTAAAGGCACGAAGACCGCAACCGCATCCTCCCTCTGGGACCATGAACATACTGGCGAACCCGTGCCTGAGGCGGGCTGGCTGAACATCATTCTCGACGGGCGCGGAAGCCCCCGCGCCCTGTTGGAAACCACCGCGATCGTTGTCGTTCCGTTCGATGAGGTTCCCGAGTCTCACGCGTTTGCCGAGGGTGAAGGAGACCAAAGTCTTAAGCATTGGCGTGAAGTCCACGAACGATACTGGCGTGAACACTCGGAGAGTCCCCGCGGCTTCGAACCGCACATGCCCGTTGTGTGCGAACAACTTCGGCTGCTCTACGTTGGATCACGCTCGGCCTAG